Proteins found in one Kluyveromyces marxianus DMKU3-1042 DNA, complete genome, chromosome 2 genomic segment:
- the HIS7 gene encoding imidazoleglycerol-phosphate synthase translates to MSLVHIIDVESGNLQSLQNAINYLGYETKLIKSASDPELLTAERLILPGVGNFGHFLDNLASRGFEQPIKDYIASGRPLMGICVGLQSLFDGSVESPKSKGLGLIPGTLSKFSTTDGKSVPEIGWNTIVPEEDLFFGLDPYKRYYFVHSYAMIVNDNQLDVLRGNGWKTALTKYGNEKFVAAVQKDNVFATQFHPEKSGEAGLKVIDNFLKGIHPVTQYTDEQKAILANDYTNFGLTRRIIACLDVRTNDQGDLVVTKGDQYDVREKSEEGNVRNLGKPVELAQRYYKQGADEVTFLNITSFRNCPLKDTPMLDVLRLAAKTVFVPLTVGGGIKDVVDTDGTKIPALEVAGMYFRSGADKVSIGTDAVFAAEKYYANGEKGDGTSPIETISKAYGAQAVVISVDPKRVYVKDPSETKNKCFETVFPSEDGKKWCWYQCTIRGGRETRDLGAWELAHACEALGAGEILLNCIDKDGSNSGYDLELIDHVKSAVSVPVIASSGAGIPAHFEEAFEKTKADACLGAGMFHREEYTVKQVKEYLASKGLKVRLDEF, encoded by the coding sequence ATGAGCCTCGTTCATATAATTGACGTTGAGTCTGGAAATCTCCAGTCTTTGCAGAACGCTATTAACTATTTAGGATATGAGACTAAATTGATCAAGTCAGCTTCAGATCCAGAATTGCTTACTGCTGAGAGATTGATTCTCCCAGGTGTCGGGAACTTTGGTCATTTTCTTGACAATTTGGCATCTCGTGGATTTGAACAACCTATAAAAGATTACATTGCCTCTGGTAGGCCATTGATGGGAATTTGCGTCGGGTTGCAATCACTATTCGATGGGTCTGTAGAATCACCAAAAAGCAAAGGTCTAGGGTTAATACCAGGCACATTGAGCAAATTCAGCACCACTGATGGGAAGAGTGTTCCAGAGATTGGCTGGAACACTATTGTCCCAGAGGAAgatcttttctttggacTAGACCCTTATAAGAGATACTATTTTGTTCATTCTTATGCTATGATTGTTAACGATAATCAATTGGACGTATTAAGAGGAAATGGATGGAAGACTGCCCTAACTAAATATGGAAATGAAAAGTTTGTTGCTGCAGTGCAAAAGGATAATGTTTTCGCAACTCAGTTCCATCCTGAGAAGTCCGGAGAAGCTGGTTTGAAGGTCATTGATAACTTTTTGAAAGGCATTCACCCAGTTACACAGTACACCGACGAACAAAAAGCTATTTTAGCTAATGATTACACCAACTTTGGTCTCACTAGAAGAATAATTGCTTGTCTAGATGTACGCACCAATGACCAAGGTGATCTAGTCGTTACAAAAGGTGACCAATACGATGTTCGTGAGAAGTCCGAAGAAGGTAATGTCAGAAATCTAGGTAAACCAGTAGAGCTTGCACAACGTTATTATAAGCAAGGCGCAGATGAAGTAACGTTCTTGAACATCACTAGTTTCAGAAACTGCCCGCTAAAAGATACGCCGATGCTAGACGTTTTACGATTAGCAGCCAAAACTGTTTTCGTTCCTTTAACAGTTGGAGGTGGTATCAAAGATGTAGTGGACACAGATGGCACAAAAATTCCAGCTTTAGAAGTAGCTGGTATGTACTTCAGGTCAGGTGCTGATAAAGTTTCAATTGGAACAGATGCGGTGTTTGCTGCAGAGAAATATTATGCTAATGGTGAAAAGGGCGATGGAACTTCTCCAATCGAAACTATTTCTAAAGCTTATGGTGCACAAGCTGTAGTTATATCTGTAGACCCTAAGAGGGTTTACGTTAAAGACCCTagtgaaacaaaaaataaatgtTTCGAAACAGTCTTTCCTAGCGAAGATGGAAAGAAATGGTGCTGGTATCAATGTACCATTAGAGGTGGAAGAGAAACGAGAGACCTTGGTGCATGGGAACTAGCTCATGCTTGTGAGGCTCTTGGCGCCGGTGAAATCCTACTAAATTGTATAGACAAAGATGGGTCAAATTCTGGCTATGATCTGGAATTAATCGATCATGTCAAGAGTGCGGTTTCAGTACCTGTTATAGCTTCTTCCGGTGCAGGAATTCCTGCCCATTTCGAGGAGGCTTTCGAAAAGACAAAAGCTG